Proteins encoded together in one Pseudomonas sp. ADAK13 window:
- a CDS encoding FecR family protein has product MSSEQIISEAARWLTLLHDDPVTEADRAAFERWRQADPRHAVAIKRMRSLWGSLDELPAAPARMALNRAFAPQKTRFAARGTQAVALLGVLLCGWAGFERMPVWMADQRTSVGERRQVALTDGSQVQLNSNSALDVKFDGHQRVIDLLQGEMWVEVAKDAQRPFVVHTDQGTATALGTRFLVRKAEDGSTVVTVIESTVAVKGNRAGEVKVPAGQTSTLRDGQAGEPHAIGNADPDAWTRGLLKVDDQPLSEVLQTLAGYRHGLVRFDPQALQGLRVSGVFKLDDTGAALASLADNLPIKVEYFTDLVVVIKPL; this is encoded by the coding sequence GTGAGTTCCGAGCAGATCATCAGTGAAGCCGCCCGCTGGCTGACGTTGTTGCACGACGACCCCGTGACCGAGGCCGACCGCGCGGCCTTCGAGCGTTGGCGCCAGGCCGACCCACGGCATGCCGTCGCCATCAAGCGTATGCGCAGCCTGTGGGGCAGCCTCGACGAACTGCCCGCTGCGCCGGCGCGCATGGCCCTGAACCGTGCATTTGCACCGCAGAAAACCAGGTTTGCCGCCCGTGGTACCCAGGCCGTCGCGCTGCTGGGTGTGTTGTTGTGCGGCTGGGCCGGCTTTGAGCGGATGCCGGTGTGGATGGCCGACCAGCGCACCAGCGTGGGGGAGCGGCGCCAGGTGGCATTGACGGACGGCAGCCAGGTGCAACTCAACAGCAACTCGGCGCTGGACGTGAAGTTTGATGGCCATCAACGGGTGATCGACCTGTTGCAGGGCGAGATGTGGGTCGAGGTGGCCAAGGACGCGCAACGGCCGTTCGTGGTGCACACCGACCAGGGCACGGCCACGGCGTTGGGCACGCGATTCCTGGTGCGCAAGGCCGAAGACGGATCGACCGTGGTCACCGTGATCGAGTCCACCGTGGCCGTCAAAGGCAACCGTGCAGGCGAGGTGAAAGTGCCGGCGGGGCAGACGTCCACGCTCCGTGACGGACAGGCCGGCGAGCCGCACGCCATCGGCAATGCCGACCCGGATGCCTGGACCCGCGGCCTGCTCAAGGTCGATGACCAACCCTTGAGCGAGGTGCTGCAAACCCTCGCCGGTTACCGCCATGGCCTGGTGCGCTTTGACCCGCAGGCACTGCAAGGGCTGCGCGTGTCGGGGGTATTCAAGCTCGACGACACCGGCGCAGCGCTGGCGTCACTGGCGGATAACCTGCCAATCAAGGTGGAGTACTTCACCGATTTGGTGGTGGTGATCAAGCCGCTGTAA
- a CDS encoding sigma-70 family RNA polymerase sigma factor, with protein sequence MHDFPVAEGDTARRQQTIATLYSDHHSWLHGWLRKKLGCSQHAADLAHDAFIRILLLAEPHTIKEPRAFLATTAGRLMIDGARRRRIEKAYMEALAIQSEDAGMPDPAAIHVALQALERIAEMLTGLPAKAREAFLLSRLDGLTYSEIAAQLQVSPSTVKNYISSALVHCYHTLHGADPLS encoded by the coding sequence ATGCATGACTTTCCTGTAGCTGAGGGTGATACAGCCCGTCGCCAGCAGACCATCGCCACCCTCTACAGCGACCACCATTCCTGGTTGCACGGTTGGCTGCGCAAGAAACTTGGCTGTTCGCAACATGCGGCAGACCTGGCCCACGACGCTTTTATCCGCATCCTGCTGCTGGCCGAACCCCACACCATCAAGGAACCACGGGCGTTTCTGGCAACGACGGCGGGGCGCCTGATGATTGATGGCGCGCGGCGGCGGCGGATCGAAAAGGCCTATATGGAAGCCCTGGCGATTCAGAGTGAAGACGCCGGCATGCCCGACCCGGCGGCGATTCATGTGGCGCTCCAGGCCCTGGAGCGCATCGCCGAGATGCTCACCGGCTTGCCCGCCAAGGCCCGCGAAGCCTTCTTGCTCAGCCGTCTCGACGGGCTGACCTACAGCGAAATCGCCGCACAACTGCAGGTGTCACCCAGCACCGTGAAGAACTACATTTCCAGCGCGCTGGTGCACTGCTATCACACCCTGCACGGGGCGGACCCGCTGTCGTGA
- a CDS encoding DNA/RNA non-specific endonuclease — translation MQRKALFKYVALLWVPLMAGCISTQPSRVPERAIQAPVEQAAAVDNCSQGCPSGGGPLTLNRQAYTLNNNASTKFANWVAYRITKSTPASGKPRNWQTDPDIPAGETLDPVDYNGANVALKVDRGHQANLASMAGVADWQTLNYLSNITPQKSDLNQGPWARLEDQERNLSQDAAVDEVYVMTGPLYEKFIGSLPGTNKVHTIPSGYWKIVSVGKSPQDGLYASFIMNQDTPKGANFCDYRATVEQIEQRSGLTFWSTLPQAVQTALKSKQGQLPQRIGCK, via the coding sequence ATGCAAAGGAAAGCACTGTTCAAATACGTCGCGTTGTTGTGGGTGCCGCTGATGGCGGGCTGTATCAGCACCCAGCCTTCACGGGTGCCGGAGCGCGCCATCCAGGCGCCCGTGGAGCAGGCCGCCGCAGTCGATAACTGCTCCCAGGGCTGCCCTTCCGGCGGTGGGCCGCTGACGTTGAATCGCCAGGCCTACACCCTCAATAACAATGCCTCGACCAAGTTCGCCAACTGGGTGGCCTACCGGATTACCAAGTCCACGCCAGCCAGCGGAAAACCGCGCAATTGGCAGACCGATCCGGACATTCCTGCGGGCGAAACCCTTGACCCGGTTGACTATAATGGCGCCAACGTGGCACTGAAGGTCGATCGCGGGCACCAGGCAAACCTCGCGTCGATGGCCGGCGTCGCCGACTGGCAGACCCTCAATTACCTATCCAACATCACTCCGCAAAAGTCCGATCTGAACCAGGGGCCGTGGGCACGCCTGGAGGATCAGGAGCGCAACCTGAGCCAGGACGCCGCAGTGGATGAGGTGTATGTGATGACCGGCCCACTGTATGAGAAATTCATCGGCAGCTTGCCGGGGACTAATAAGGTCCACACGATTCCCAGTGGTTACTGGAAGATTGTTTCCGTGGGCAAGTCGCCGCAAGACGGTCTTTATGCCTCGTTCATCATGAATCAGGACACACCCAAGGGCGCCAACTTCTGTGACTACCGCGCAACGGTCGAACAGATTGAGCAACGTTCCGGGCTGACATTCTGGAGCACGTTGCCGCAAGCGGTGCAAACTGCACTTAAGTCAAAGCAGGGGCAACTGCCTCAGAGAATTGGCTGCAAGTAA
- a CDS encoding DUF7693 family protein, translating to MTPSPSTVSAREAYQLLKDIALGTRTVQVAASPIEIEGTLFRADGWQITLLAHDGVLRGCLSCESPDGRTGSPENWQRFGTDPVSLLSAWEQAQIEALL from the coding sequence ATGACTCCATCCCCCTCGACCGTCTCTGCGCGGGAGGCTTACCAGTTGCTCAAGGACATCGCCCTTGGCACCCGCACCGTGCAGGTTGCAGCGTCCCCGATCGAGATCGAGGGAACACTGTTTCGCGCCGATGGCTGGCAGATCACCCTGCTGGCGCACGATGGCGTACTTCGCGGCTGTCTCTCCTGCGAATCCCCCGACGGCAGGACCGGCAGCCCCGAGAACTGGCAGCGTTTCGGCACCGATCCGGTCAGCTTGCTGAGTGCCTGGGAGCAGGCGCAAATCGAGGCCCTGCTTTAA
- a CDS encoding TonB-dependent receptor family protein produces the protein MPPAFLFPARKAWPLLGFGAALSFSPVSQADDTLQLAPVEVSSAELSADELAQAQLKSVPGATNYIDMGSVDQGRVSTNEDVFKYQAGVYAKAANNEGVKLSIRGSGINRGPGAHASGLYETFDGLPLTGPGGTPYELKDPLWLSRVEVLRGANGFDQGALALGGAVNYVTHTGYDAPTLQVRYEAGSHGYGQREISSGQVLGDADYYISLTDSHYDGFQNHSAGSGKGMAANFGYRFNPDLETRFYFRYRETDNDSPGKLTRDQISHDPRAAAALNVARDSKRTQPGSTWIANKTTLHLDDNARVEVGLAYHDYPMDLREGTNRLKVAYTDVSGTVNYIRQDTLFGRDSKTTLGLRTTQAMPNNGGSEFVRIPTGNTAGYAPGTKTRDYSYLGSDSVLHIGNDLELVPDLWLTTGLAAIYTRRETEVSYPETHTPVSQHDWDYAPRVGLRYDFSPQLQVYGNLSRSVEPPHAWSMIWGSNLYFPKGSGPASGLQREGVKLKNQTATTLEVGGRGEAWFGQWDLALYRSEVRHELLSVETQAATSTTSAIIAESNASPTVHQGVELSLISPLWEGGRTGRFDLRQAYTYSDFHYRNDDRFGDNTLPGIPKHYYQAQLRYSHPSGFYTSLNGEHSSRVAVDYANSYYAAAYTLLGATLGYDAPKHDWQAWVDLRNLTNRRYANTVTPGYDDKGMDVARSTPGDGMGVYTGVSWSWR, from the coding sequence ATGCCCCCCGCGTTTCTGTTCCCCGCCCGAAAAGCCTGGCCCTTGCTCGGCTTTGGCGCTGCCCTGAGCTTCAGCCCGGTCTCCCAGGCCGACGACACGCTGCAACTGGCACCCGTCGAAGTCAGCAGCGCCGAACTCAGCGCCGATGAACTGGCTCAGGCTCAACTTAAAAGCGTGCCCGGCGCCACCAACTACATCGACATGGGCAGCGTCGACCAGGGGCGGGTGAGCACCAACGAGGACGTGTTCAAATACCAGGCTGGCGTGTACGCCAAGGCGGCGAACAACGAAGGGGTGAAGCTTTCGATCCGTGGCTCGGGCATCAACCGTGGCCCGGGTGCCCACGCTTCCGGCCTGTACGAGACCTTCGACGGCCTGCCGCTGACCGGCCCGGGTGGCACGCCCTACGAGCTCAAGGACCCGTTGTGGCTCAGCCGCGTTGAAGTGCTGCGCGGCGCCAACGGGTTTGACCAGGGCGCCTTGGCCCTGGGCGGGGCGGTCAACTACGTGACCCATACCGGCTACGACGCCCCCACGTTGCAGGTGCGCTACGAAGCCGGCAGCCATGGCTACGGCCAGCGGGAAATCAGCTCGGGGCAGGTGCTGGGGGACGCCGACTACTACATCAGCCTTACCGACTCGCACTACGACGGCTTCCAGAACCACAGCGCCGGCAGCGGCAAAGGCATGGCGGCCAATTTTGGCTACCGCTTCAACCCCGACCTGGAAACCCGCTTCTACTTCCGCTACCGCGAAACCGACAACGATTCCCCCGGCAAGCTGACCCGCGACCAGATCAGCCACGATCCACGCGCCGCTGCCGCCCTCAACGTGGCGCGGGATTCGAAACGCACGCAGCCGGGCTCGACCTGGATCGCCAACAAAACCACCTTGCACCTGGACGACAACGCCCGGGTCGAGGTCGGGCTGGCGTATCACGATTACCCGATGGACCTGCGCGAGGGCACCAACCGCCTGAAGGTCGCGTACACCGACGTCAGTGGCACCGTGAATTACATCCGCCAGGACACGTTGTTCGGGCGCGACAGCAAGACCACCCTCGGCCTGCGCACCACCCAGGCGATGCCGAATAACGGTGGCTCGGAGTTCGTACGGATCCCGACCGGCAATACGGCCGGCTACGCGCCCGGCACCAAGACCCGCGACTACAGCTACCTGGGTTCCGACAGCGTGCTGCATATCGGCAATGACCTTGAGTTGGTGCCGGACCTTTGGCTGACCACCGGCCTGGCGGCGATCTACACCCGTCGCGAAACCGAAGTCAGCTACCCAGAGACCCACACACCGGTCAGCCAGCACGATTGGGATTACGCGCCACGGGTGGGCCTGCGTTATGACTTCAGCCCGCAACTGCAGGTGTACGGCAACCTGAGCCGTTCGGTTGAGCCGCCCCATGCGTGGTCGATGATCTGGGGTTCCAATCTGTATTTCCCCAAGGGCAGCGGCCCGGCGAGCGGCCTGCAACGTGAAGGCGTGAAACTGAAAAACCAGACCGCCACCACCCTGGAAGTCGGTGGGCGCGGTGAAGCGTGGTTCGGCCAGTGGGACCTGGCGCTGTACCGTTCCGAGGTGCGCCACGAACTGCTCAGCGTTGAAACCCAGGCCGCAACGTCCACCACGTCTGCGATCATCGCCGAATCCAACGCCAGCCCTACCGTGCACCAAGGCGTGGAACTGAGCCTGATCAGCCCGCTGTGGGAGGGTGGCCGCACTGGCCGGTTCGACTTGCGTCAGGCCTACACTTACAGCGACTTCCACTACCGCAACGACGACCGCTTCGGCGACAACACCTTGCCCGGCATTCCCAAGCACTACTACCAGGCGCAACTGCGCTACAGCCACCCGAGCGGCTTCTACACCAGCCTCAACGGCGAGCATTCATCGCGGGTGGCTGTGGACTACGCCAATTCCTACTACGCGGCCGCCTACACCTTACTCGGTGCGACGCTCGGGTATGACGCGCCGAAGCATGACTGGCAAGCCTGGGTCGACCTGCGCAACCTGACCAACCGGCGCTACGCGAATACGGTCACGCCGGGTTATGACGACAAAGGGATGGACGTGGCGCGGTCGACGCCGGGGGATGGCATGGGCGTGTACACCGGCGTTTCCTGGAGCTGGCGTTAA
- a CDS encoding helix-turn-helix domain-containing protein — translation MNFLHAIPEVPDLPSKSKDCNSGDDDAIGQCVAHNLQRLRSKRYLSLDALARNCGVSRAMLAQIESGRSVPSIKVLCKIAKGLKVSVAAFLENRAFEGVELLPAQQSKRLVSADGTFISRALFPYDMARQSEFYEIRLKALGEEISEGHGPGIQENLVVAQGVLEVSVNEERYLLSTGDSILFYADQPHRYRNPADSEAVAFLVITYPERLD, via the coding sequence ATGAATTTCCTGCATGCGATTCCCGAAGTGCCCGACCTCCCCTCCAAATCCAAAGACTGCAACAGCGGCGACGACGACGCCATCGGCCAGTGCGTCGCCCATAACCTGCAACGCCTGCGCAGTAAACGCTACCTGTCGCTGGATGCCCTGGCACGCAACTGCGGCGTGAGCCGGGCGATGTTGGCGCAGATTGAATCCGGGCGCAGCGTGCCGTCGATCAAAGTGCTGTGCAAGATTGCCAAGGGTTTGAAAGTGTCGGTGGCGGCCTTCCTGGAAAACCGTGCGTTCGAAGGGGTTGAACTGCTGCCGGCGCAACAGAGCAAACGCCTGGTGAGTGCCGATGGCACCTTTATCAGTCGCGCGCTGTTTCCCTACGATATGGCGCGCCAGTCGGAGTTCTACGAGATACGCCTGAAGGCCCTCGGCGAGGAGATTTCAGAGGGCCATGGGCCAGGCATCCAGGAAAACCTGGTGGTGGCCCAGGGCGTGCTGGAAGTCAGCGTGAACGAGGAACGCTACCTGCTTTCCACCGGTGACTCGATCCTGTTCTACGCCGACCAGCCCCACCGCTACCGAAACCCCGCAGACAGTGAGGCGGTGGCGTTCCTGGTGATCACCTACCCGGAACGGCTGGACTGA
- a CDS encoding LLM class flavin-dependent oxidoreductase, whose amino-acid sequence MTTPRQLKLGAFMRPVSIHTGAWRYPGAYRDANFNFTHLKQFAQTLEKARFDAFFMADHLALLNMPIEALKRSHTATSFEPFTLLSALSQVTEHIGLVATASTTYDEPFHIARRFASLDHLSNGRAGWNIVTTANPDAAQNFGLEQAYAHDERYARAREFYDVVTGLWDSWADDAFIRDADSGVYFDPNKLHTLNHQGRYLNVRGPLHIARPVQGWPVIVQAGASEPGRQLAAETAEVIFVAPGTLEEGRRFYADIKRRMRAVGRHPDHLKILPGAFVVVGDTPEEARRIRAHLDSLVHYESAIASLSIALGTDATQFDPDHYLPAIPETNGSQSSRERVLALADREQLTVRQLAQRLGGYAGLSFVGTAHSIADEMQQWLEEEGSDGFNIMFPWLPGGLDDFVAKVVPELQGRGIFRREYEGSTLRENLGLPRPANRFFAG is encoded by the coding sequence ATGACCACTCCACGCCAACTGAAACTGGGCGCGTTCATGCGCCCGGTCAGCATCCACACCGGCGCCTGGCGCTATCCCGGCGCTTACCGCGACGCCAACTTCAACTTCACGCACCTCAAGCAGTTTGCGCAGACCCTGGAGAAGGCGCGTTTCGATGCCTTCTTCATGGCCGACCACCTGGCCCTGCTCAACATGCCCATCGAGGCGTTGAAGCGCAGCCACACGGCCACCTCATTTGAACCGTTCACCCTGTTGTCGGCCCTGAGCCAGGTCACCGAGCACATCGGCCTGGTGGCCACGGCCTCGACCACGTACGACGAACCGTTCCACATCGCCCGGCGCTTCGCGTCCCTGGACCATTTGAGCAACGGTCGCGCCGGCTGGAACATCGTCACCACCGCCAACCCGGATGCCGCGCAGAATTTTGGCCTGGAACAGGCCTACGCCCACGACGAACGTTACGCCCGGGCGCGGGAGTTCTACGATGTGGTGACCGGCCTCTGGGACAGTTGGGCCGATGACGCCTTCATCCGCGATGCCGACAGCGGCGTGTACTTCGACCCCAACAAGCTGCACACCCTCAATCACCAGGGCCGCTACCTCAACGTGCGCGGCCCGCTGCACATTGCCCGGCCGGTGCAGGGCTGGCCGGTGATCGTGCAGGCCGGTGCCTCGGAGCCCGGGCGGCAACTGGCGGCAGAAACCGCCGAGGTGATTTTTGTCGCGCCGGGCACGCTCGAGGAGGGGCGCAGGTTCTATGCCGATATCAAGCGCCGGATGCGGGCGGTGGGGCGGCATCCCGACCACCTGAAGATTCTGCCCGGGGCGTTTGTGGTGGTCGGCGATACACCGGAAGAGGCCCGCCGAATTCGTGCTCACCTCGACAGCCTGGTGCATTACGAAAGTGCGATTGCCTCGCTGTCGATAGCACTGGGTACCGACGCAACCCAGTTTGATCCTGACCACTACCTGCCGGCGATTCCCGAAACCAACGGTAGCCAAAGCTCCCGGGAGCGGGTGCTGGCGCTGGCTGATCGGGAGCAACTGACGGTGCGCCAACTGGCCCAGCGCCTCGGCGGGTATGCCGGCTTGTCGTTTGTCGGCACGGCCCACAGCATTGCCGATGAGATGCAGCAGTGGCTGGAGGAAGAGGGCAGCGATGGCTTCAACATCATGTTCCCGTGGCTGCCGGGCGGCCTCGATGATTTTGTCGCTAAGGTAGTGCCCGAGTTACAGGGGCGCGGGATCTTCCGGCGGGAGTACGAAGGCTCTACCCTGCGGGAAAACCTCGGGTTGCCGCGTCCGGCGAACCGATTCTTCGCCGGGTGA
- a CDS encoding MarR family winged helix-turn-helix transcriptional regulator codes for MPTEKINTDKARADLLDLLGDVACTNNALRRAARRLGQLYDEALAPIGLKATQVGLLGEITRLAAVDEQGGPTLQELAGRLAILMSALTHAMKPLVRDGIVELRPDALDKRTKRCVLTPKGQALFSEALVYWASANNRVEDVLGHDSAAQLRGMADHVASEEFLADYHSRSVPA; via the coding sequence ATGCCAACAGAGAAGATCAACACCGATAAAGCACGCGCCGACCTTTTGGATTTACTGGGCGACGTGGCGTGCACCAACAACGCCCTGCGCCGTGCCGCCAGGCGCTTGGGGCAGCTGTATGACGAAGCGCTGGCGCCGATTGGCCTGAAGGCCACGCAGGTCGGCTTGCTGGGTGAAATCACGCGGTTGGCGGCGGTGGATGAGCAGGGTGGGCCGACGTTGCAGGAACTGGCCGGACGCCTGGCGATCCTGATGTCTGCGCTGACCCATGCCATGAAGCCGCTGGTGCGCGACGGGATTGTCGAGCTGCGCCCGGACGCTCTGGACAAGCGCACCAAACGTTGCGTACTCACACCCAAGGGCCAGGCGCTTTTCAGTGAGGCGCTGGTGTACTGGGCCTCAGCCAATAACCGGGTGGAGGACGTGTTGGGGCATGATTCGGCGGCGCAACTGCGGGGCATGGCGGATCATGTTGCCTCCGAAGAGTTTCTGGCGGACTACCACAGCCGGTCAGTCCCGGCATAA
- a CDS encoding SDR family NAD(P)-dependent oxidoreductase yields the protein MSTPASTKITLITGASSGIGAVYADRLAARGYDLILVARREDRLKALAAKITQAHGRQVQTIGADLVNPADLARVESLLAGNPAIQVLVNNAGLARLHPLAQSSVEDSMTQIALNITALTRLTHAALPGMLVRNEGVIINVASVLGVHSLPVSSVYSGTKSYVLAFSRGLQAELAETGVKVQIVLPASTATEIWDESGIPLSALQKESVMTTENLVDAALAGLDQGESITWPSVADGGLWDTYDAARGALFAATQTGKPAPRYGIV from the coding sequence ATGTCGACCCCCGCTTCCACAAAAATTACCCTCATCACGGGCGCGTCCTCCGGTATTGGTGCGGTGTATGCCGACCGACTGGCGGCTCGCGGCTACGATTTGATCCTGGTCGCCCGCCGTGAAGACCGTTTGAAAGCCCTGGCGGCGAAGATCACCCAGGCCCACGGACGTCAGGTGCAGACGATCGGCGCCGACCTGGTCAACCCTGCGGACCTGGCCCGCGTAGAAAGCCTGCTCGCCGGCAACCCGGCGATTCAGGTGCTGGTGAATAACGCCGGCCTGGCCCGCCTGCACCCGCTGGCACAGTCCTCGGTCGAGGACTCCATGACCCAGATTGCCCTGAACATCACCGCCCTCACCCGCCTGACCCACGCAGCGCTGCCCGGCATGCTGGTGCGTAATGAAGGTGTGATCATCAACGTGGCGTCGGTATTGGGCGTGCACTCGCTGCCGGTCAGTTCCGTATACAGCGGCACCAAGAGCTATGTCCTGGCGTTCAGCCGTGGCTTGCAGGCAGAGCTGGCAGAAACCGGAGTGAAGGTGCAGATCGTGTTGCCGGCGTCCACCGCCACCGAGATTTGGGACGAGTCGGGCATTCCGCTTTCCGCACTGCAAAAAGAGTCGGTCATGACCACTGAAAATCTGGTGGACGCGGCATTGGCCGGGCTTGACCAGGGCGAGTCGATCACCTGGCCGTCGGTGGCCGATGGCGGGTTGTGGGATACCTACGATGCCGCACGCGGCGCGTTGTTTGCGGCCACGCAGACGGGTAAACCGGCACCTCGGTACGGGATTGTCTGA
- a CDS encoding putative quinol monooxygenase → MSDEVRLVVIINTQPGRGADQLNAFAGLAPLVRAEAGCIQYDLHPVEGNSDSFVLIETWASKAALKDHHAAPHMLEAAKHNPTFRAGPSNVLVLEPAVQTL, encoded by the coding sequence ATGTCCGATGAAGTGCGGCTTGTCGTCATCATCAATACCCAGCCTGGGCGGGGCGCGGACCAGTTGAACGCGTTTGCCGGGCTCGCTCCGCTGGTGCGGGCCGAAGCGGGTTGCATCCAGTACGACCTGCATCCGGTGGAAGGCAACAGCGACAGTTTTGTGTTGATCGAGACGTGGGCGTCAAAGGCGGCGCTCAAGGATCACCACGCAGCGCCCCACATGCTGGAAGCCGCGAAGCACAACCCGACATTTCGTGCCGGCCCCTCCAACGTTCTGGTGCTGGAACCCGCCGTCCAGACGCTCTGA
- a CDS encoding amidase produces MIEVTEVSIAQLRAALESGQTTAVELVEAYLARIDAYDVPNTPTALNAVVVRNPQALEEARAADARRASGTTLGPLDGIPYTAKDSYLVKGLTAASGSPAFANLTAYRDAFTIERLRAAGAICLGKTNMPPMANGGMQRGVYGRAESPYNADYLTAPFASGSSNGAGTATAASFAAFGLAEETWSSGRGPASNNGLCAYTPSRGVISVRGNWPLTPTMDVVVPYARTMADLLEVLDVVVAEDPDTRGDLWRMQPWVPIPGVASVRPESYGALAATGDALAGKRFGVPRMYINADPEAGTSDDPGIGGPTGQQIKTRASVIDLWEAARKSLEAAGAEVIEVDFPLVSNCEGDRPGAPKVFTRGLVSKEFLHDELWELSAWAFDDFLRANNDPTLNRLADVDGPKIFPHDPGTLPNREDDLAAGMDEYVRMAERGITPWDKISTVPDGLRGLEQTRRIDLEDWMDTLGLDAVIFPTVADVGPADADVNPASADIAWSNGVWVANGNLAIRHLGVPTVTVPMGVMADIGMPVGLTFAGRAYDDSALLQLASAYESTGSKRLVPPRTPKLVAGTP; encoded by the coding sequence GTGATCGAAGTAACCGAAGTTTCCATTGCCCAACTGCGCGCCGCGCTCGAGTCCGGCCAGACCACGGCGGTGGAGCTGGTAGAGGCCTACCTCGCCAGGATCGACGCCTACGACGTGCCCAACACGCCTACCGCCCTCAACGCAGTAGTGGTGCGCAACCCGCAAGCGCTGGAGGAAGCCCGGGCAGCCGATGCTCGCCGGGCCAGCGGCACAACTCTGGGGCCGCTCGACGGCATTCCCTATACGGCTAAGGACAGTTATCTGGTCAAGGGCCTCACCGCCGCTTCCGGCAGCCCGGCGTTCGCGAACCTGACCGCTTACCGCGATGCGTTCACCATCGAACGGCTGCGCGCAGCGGGCGCCATTTGCCTGGGCAAGACCAACATGCCGCCCATGGCCAACGGCGGCATGCAGCGCGGCGTGTATGGCCGGGCCGAGAGCCCGTACAACGCCGACTACCTCACCGCACCGTTCGCCTCGGGCTCCTCCAACGGCGCCGGCACCGCCACCGCGGCGAGCTTCGCGGCATTTGGCCTGGCGGAAGAAACCTGGTCCAGCGGACGCGGCCCGGCCTCCAACAACGGCCTGTGTGCCTACACCCCGTCCCGTGGCGTGATCTCGGTGCGCGGCAACTGGCCGCTGACCCCGACCATGGACGTCGTCGTGCCCTATGCCCGGACCATGGCCGACCTGCTTGAAGTGCTCGACGTAGTAGTCGCAGAAGACCCCGACACACGCGGCGACCTGTGGCGGATGCAACCCTGGGTGCCGATCCCCGGCGTGGCCTCGGTACGCCCCGAGTCCTATGGCGCCCTGGCCGCGACCGGCGATGCACTCGCCGGCAAACGCTTCGGCGTGCCGCGCATGTACATCAACGCCGACCCCGAAGCAGGCACCAGCGACGACCCGGGAATCGGCGGCCCCACCGGCCAGCAAATCAAAACCCGTGCCTCGGTGATTGACCTCTGGGAAGCCGCGCGCAAATCCCTCGAAGCGGCGGGCGCAGAAGTGATCGAGGTGGATTTCCCGCTGGTCTCCAATTGCGAAGGCGACCGCCCCGGCGCGCCGAAAGTGTTTACCCGTGGCCTGGTGTCCAAGGAATTTCTCCACGATGAATTGTGGGAACTGTCGGCCTGGGCGTTCGATGATTTCCTGCGCGCCAACAACGACCCCACGCTGAACCGCCTGGCCGATGTCGACGGCCCGAAAATCTTCCCCCACGACCCCGGCACCCTGCCCAACCGCGAAGATGACCTGGCCGCCGGCATGGACGAGTATGTGCGCATGGCGGAGCGCGGCATCACGCCATGGGACAAGATCAGCACCGTGCCCGACGGCCTGCGCGGCCTGGAACAGACACGACGCATCGACCTTGAAGACTGGATGGACACGCTGGGGCTGGACGCCGTGATCTTCCCGACCGTCGCCGACGTGGGTCCGGCGGATGCGGATGTGAACCCGGCCTCGGCGGATATCGCCTGGAGCAACGGGGTGTGGGTGGCCAACGGCAACCTCGCCATCCGCCACCTCGGTGTGCCGACCGTGACGGTGCCCATGGGCGTTATGGCGGATATCGGCATGCCGGTGGGGCTGACCTTTGCCGGCCGTGCGTATGACGATTCGGCGCTGCTGCAATTGGCGTCGGCGTATGAGTCGACAGGGAGCAAGCGTCTTGTGCCGCCGCGCACGCCGAAGCTGGTGGCGGGCACGCCGTAA